A window of the Chaetodon trifascialis isolate fChaTrf1 chromosome 9, fChaTrf1.hap1, whole genome shotgun sequence genome harbors these coding sequences:
- the poldip2 gene encoding polymerase delta-interacting protein 2 isoform X2 — MAACALRRGLLSTVSKYNSKHAQRILSVVDSSSVFEVNRPRLQCQACGLAGGVQQRRFMSSRPEGKILETVGVFEAVKQHGKYETGQLFLHSVFGYRGIVLFPWHARLYDRDITPPMSDSKPEPPGAHGSKEVKGKTHTYYQVLIDTRDCPHISQRSQTEAVTFLANHDDSRALYAIPGLDYVSHEDILPYNSTEQAPIQHELFERFLMYNPAKSPPFTARDTLKAWQEKNHPWLELSDVHRETTENIRVTVIPFYMGMREAQNSHVYWWRYCIRLENMGNEVVQLRERHWRIFSLSGTLETVRGRGVVGREPVLSKEQPAFQYSSHVSLQAPSGHMWGTFRIERTDGSHFDVRIPPFSLESNKDDKAPPAGYSF, encoded by the exons ATGGCGGCCTGTGCGTTACGCAGAGGTCTGCTGAGCACTGTCAGTAAATATAACAGCAAACACGCACAGAGAATACTGAGTGTCgtggacagcagcagtgtgtttgaggTGAACAGACCGCGGTTACAATGCCAAGCCTGTGGACTGGCCGGCGGTGTTCAGCAGAGGAGGTTCATGTCGTCACG GCCTGAAGGGAAGATTTTGGAGACTGTGGGAGTGTTTGAGGCCGTGAAGCAGCATGGCAAATATGAAACGGGACAG CTGTTTCTCCACAGTGTGTTTGGCTACAGAGGCATCGTCTTGTTTCCCTGGCACGCCCGACTCTATGACAGAGACATAACGCCTCCCATGTCTGACAG CAAACCTGAGCCCCCAGGAGCCCACGGTTCCAAGGAGGTGAAGGGGAAGACCCACACCTACTACCAAGTCCTGATTGACACCAGGGACTGCCCTCACATA TCTCAGAGGTCCCAGACAGAGGCAGTGACGTTTCTGGCCAACCATGATGACAGCAGAGCCCTGTACGCCATCCCAG GTCTGGATTATGTGAGCCATGAAGACATCCTGCCCTATAACTCGACAGAGCAGGCCCCCATCCAGCACGAGCTGTTCGAGCGCTTCCTCATGTACAACCCTGCCAAAT CTCCTCCGTTCACAGCCAGAGACACCCTGAAGGCGTGGCAGGAGAAGAACCACCCCTGGCTGGAGCTCTCAGACGTCCACAGGGAGACCACTGAGAACATCAGAGTCACCGTCATCCCCTTCTACATGGGCATGAGG GAGGCCCAGAACTCCCATGTTTACTGG tgGCGGTACTGTATCCGCCTGGAGAACATGGGCAATGAGGTGGTTCAGCTGAGAGAGAGGCACTGGAGGATCTTCAGCCTTTCAGGAACCCTGGAGACGGTCCGAGGACGAGGAGTCGTAGGCAGG GAACCCGTGTTGTCTAAAGAACAGCCAGCCTTTCAGTACAGCAGCCATGTGTCTCTACAAGCCCCCAGTGGTCATATGTG GGGGACTTTTCGTATCGAAAGGACTGATGGCTCCCACTTTGATGTTCGCATTCCTCCTTTCTCCCTGGAGAGTAACAAAGACGACAaagcgccccctgctggctaTTCATTCTAA
- the tmem199 gene encoding transmembrane protein 199 — protein MASVFVVGDKFRHKVTELIEKTDSCLPRRLREELEETLEKPEPATLSFSTARKLKKHLQDTGHPFYLHELLEDSSLHLPEVVKPPRNPELVARLEKIKAKLANEEYNRMTRNVNTQEISRSGTLADFGLQVRSVKAVAVTIFNFLVTVVAAFACSYIGSQYLFTDTAARVISAVIAASVVGLAELYVLVRTMEGELGEP, from the exons ATGGCTTCGGTTTTTGTCGTCGGGGATAAATTCAGACATAAGGTTACGGAGTTAATAGAAAAAACCGACTCATGTCTGCCCCGGCGATTGAGAGAAGAACTGGAGGAGACTCTTGAAAAACCAGAACCAGCAACCCTGTCCTTCAGTACGGCCAGGAAACTCAAGAAACACCTCCAGGACACCG gGCATCCTTTCTACCTGCATGAGTTGTTGGAGGATAGCTCGCTGCACCTGCCTGAGGTTGTGAAGCCTCCCAGA AACCCAGAGCTAGTGGCACGTCTTGAGAAGATCAAAGCCAAACTAGCCAACGAGGAGTACAACAGAATGACACGAAATGTCAACACTCAG GAAATCAGCCGCAGTGGGACATTAGCAGATTTTGGGCTCCAAG TGCGATCCGTCAAAGCAGTGGCGGTGACCATATTCAACTTCCTGGTCACAGTGGTTGCTGCTTTTGCCTGTTCGTACATTGGAAGTCAGTACCTGTTCACGGACACTGCAGCA CGAGTAATATCAGCTGTGATCGCTGCATCTGTTGTCGGGCTCGCTGAGCTGTATGTGCTGGTCCGGACCATGGAGGGAGAACTAGGGGAACCATAG
- the sebox gene encoding homeobox protein SEBOX yields the protein MALFMDSDFSLRRQNQQTDMMDLKALFGEQGHCKADVRAESAVSDRAAGLMEGQRKRKRTIFSRAQLSELEQAFAVTPYPDITLRERLAAHTHLPESKIQVWFQNRRARSIKTGRLPKSTKPVLGGRGVVDPSPGPVTSAFLASTTLADIFRQEQTHSCEDGPQMYSDWIQIYSNPVSSPPPSSSLHQQPTLGPSKPSESRFWEEEQHHPRQHLAPALPSFLPGSLPQPVNRQPHHSASTRSYQAFRNFKPQTMAPSGTHQPMYGGSATGGGHTSADQVISSHPQPVYWEVTQGQGHHHPHHHHHHHHHHPQMGPQTSMGYISDLIYNAAIVTNFLEF from the exons ATGGCTCTGTTCATGGACTCAGACTTCTCTCTACGGAGGCAgaaccagcagacagacatgatgGATCTGAAGGCGTTATTTGGAGAGCAGGGTCACTGTAAAG CAGATGTCCGGGCTGAGAGCGCGGTGTCAGACAGGGCCGCCGGTTTGATGGAGggccagaggaagaggaagcggACCATCTTCAGCCGAGCCCAGCTGTCTGAGCTGGAGCAGGCCTTCGCTGTGACTCCCTACCCGGACATCACCCTGAGGGAGAGGCTggccgcgcacacacacctgcccgAGAGCAAGATACAG GTGTGGTTCCAAAACAGAAGAGCCAGAAGCATCAAGACCGGGAGACTCCCCAAGTCCACCAAGCCTGTCCTGGGGGGTAGAGGGGTTGTTGATCCCTCCCCTGGGCCTGTGACCTCTGCTTTCCTTGCATCAACCACCCTGGCAGACATATTCAGACAAGAGCAGACACACTCCTGTGAGGACGGCCCACAAATGTATTCTGACTGGATCCAAATCTACAGCAACCCCGTATCATCGCCACCACCTTCCTCATCTCTCCACCAGCAGCCCACACTGGGTCCCTCAAAGCCTTCAGAGTCCCGTTtctgggaggaggagcagcaccACCCGCGGCAGCACCTGGCACCAGCACTCCCCAGTTTTCTTCCAGGTTCTCTCCCTCAGCCAGTCAATAGGCAGCCTCATCACTCTGCCTCCACCCGCTCCTACCAGGCCTTCAGGAACTTCAAACCCCAGACTATGGCTCCATCTGGGACTCACCAGCCCATGTATGGAGGCAGCGCTACAGGTGGAGGTCACACCTCTGCAGACCAGGTAATCTCTTCACATCCTCAGCCAGTGTATTGGGAAGTAACTCAGGGCCAAGGACATCACCACccgcaccaccaccaccaccaccatcaccaccacccacAAATGGGACCGCAGACCTCCATGGGCTACATCTCAGACCTGATCTACAATGCTGCTATTGTCACCAACTTTCTGGAATTCTGA
- the poldip2 gene encoding polymerase delta-interacting protein 2 isoform X1 → MAACALRRGLLSTVSKYNSKHAQRILSVVDSSSVFEVNRPRLQCQACGLAGGVQQRRFMSSRNRPEGKILETVGVFEAVKQHGKYETGQLFLHSVFGYRGIVLFPWHARLYDRDITPPMSDSKPEPPGAHGSKEVKGKTHTYYQVLIDTRDCPHISQRSQTEAVTFLANHDDSRALYAIPGLDYVSHEDILPYNSTEQAPIQHELFERFLMYNPAKSPPFTARDTLKAWQEKNHPWLELSDVHRETTENIRVTVIPFYMGMREAQNSHVYWWRYCIRLENMGNEVVQLRERHWRIFSLSGTLETVRGRGVVGREPVLSKEQPAFQYSSHVSLQAPSGHMWGTFRIERTDGSHFDVRIPPFSLESNKDDKAPPAGYSF, encoded by the exons ATGGCGGCCTGTGCGTTACGCAGAGGTCTGCTGAGCACTGTCAGTAAATATAACAGCAAACACGCACAGAGAATACTGAGTGTCgtggacagcagcagtgtgtttgaggTGAACAGACCGCGGTTACAATGCCAAGCCTGTGGACTGGCCGGCGGTGTTCAGCAGAGGAGGTTCATGTCGTCACG GAACAGGCCTGAAGGGAAGATTTTGGAGACTGTGGGAGTGTTTGAGGCCGTGAAGCAGCATGGCAAATATGAAACGGGACAG CTGTTTCTCCACAGTGTGTTTGGCTACAGAGGCATCGTCTTGTTTCCCTGGCACGCCCGACTCTATGACAGAGACATAACGCCTCCCATGTCTGACAG CAAACCTGAGCCCCCAGGAGCCCACGGTTCCAAGGAGGTGAAGGGGAAGACCCACACCTACTACCAAGTCCTGATTGACACCAGGGACTGCCCTCACATA TCTCAGAGGTCCCAGACAGAGGCAGTGACGTTTCTGGCCAACCATGATGACAGCAGAGCCCTGTACGCCATCCCAG GTCTGGATTATGTGAGCCATGAAGACATCCTGCCCTATAACTCGACAGAGCAGGCCCCCATCCAGCACGAGCTGTTCGAGCGCTTCCTCATGTACAACCCTGCCAAAT CTCCTCCGTTCACAGCCAGAGACACCCTGAAGGCGTGGCAGGAGAAGAACCACCCCTGGCTGGAGCTCTCAGACGTCCACAGGGAGACCACTGAGAACATCAGAGTCACCGTCATCCCCTTCTACATGGGCATGAGG GAGGCCCAGAACTCCCATGTTTACTGG tgGCGGTACTGTATCCGCCTGGAGAACATGGGCAATGAGGTGGTTCAGCTGAGAGAGAGGCACTGGAGGATCTTCAGCCTTTCAGGAACCCTGGAGACGGTCCGAGGACGAGGAGTCGTAGGCAGG GAACCCGTGTTGTCTAAAGAACAGCCAGCCTTTCAGTACAGCAGCCATGTGTCTCTACAAGCCCCCAGTGGTCATATGTG GGGGACTTTTCGTATCGAAAGGACTGATGGCTCCCACTTTGATGTTCGCATTCCTCCTTTCTCCCTGGAGAGTAACAAAGACGACAaagcgccccctgctggctaTTCATTCTAA